Proteins from a genomic interval of Paenibacillus lentus:
- a CDS encoding MFS transporter: protein MLQTESNRKDHWRRNIFLFLGSQTISLFGSSLVQYSIMWHITLTKQSGIMMTLYILCGFIPTFLLSPFAGVWADRFNRKLLIMLADAMIAAVTLFLAIMFLLGYQATWLLFIIAAVRALGAGIQTPAVGAILPQIVPQDKLTKVNGINGSLQAITMFIAPIVSAALLTIATIEMIFLIDVVTAAMAIFTLLVFLKIPKHQKASEGQMTGYLDDFKQGLVYIEQHPFLKSFFVFFAFFFVLMAPAAFLTPLQVARSFGDDVWRLTAIEIAFSVGMMAGGGIIASWGGFKNKVYTMAIASFVMALSSLALGIVPVFWIYLAIMAVFGVAMPIFNTPTTVMLQEKVDENYLGRIFGVFGMISTSMMPIGMLIFGPLADVMKIEWLLIGTGMLMLVLTTFFIRNKRLVEAGMPLREDIQ, encoded by the coding sequence ATGCTACAAACCGAAAGTAACAGGAAAGATCATTGGAGGAGGAATATCTTTCTCTTTTTAGGCAGCCAGACCATCTCACTATTCGGCTCATCTTTAGTGCAATATTCTATAATGTGGCACATTACGCTGACGAAACAATCAGGGATCATGATGACGCTATATATTCTATGCGGATTTATACCTACGTTCCTGCTATCGCCATTTGCTGGTGTTTGGGCCGATCGCTTTAACCGAAAATTGCTTATTATGCTGGCGGATGCGATGATCGCTGCCGTTACGCTATTTCTGGCCATTATGTTTTTACTAGGCTACCAAGCGACATGGCTGCTGTTTATCATCGCAGCCGTGCGAGCACTCGGGGCAGGCATTCAGACCCCCGCAGTGGGAGCGATATTGCCGCAAATCGTGCCGCAAGACAAGCTAACGAAAGTAAACGGCATCAACGGAAGCCTGCAAGCGATCACTATGTTCATAGCGCCTATTGTCAGTGCGGCTTTGCTCACAATCGCAACGATTGAAATGATTTTTCTAATCGACGTCGTTACAGCGGCAATGGCTATCTTCACATTGTTGGTGTTCCTCAAAATTCCGAAGCATCAAAAGGCCTCGGAAGGGCAAATGACAGGCTATCTGGATGATTTCAAACAGGGCTTGGTATATATCGAACAGCATCCCTTTTTAAAATCATTTTTTGTTTTTTTCGCCTTTTTCTTCGTACTCATGGCCCCGGCTGCCTTTTTGACTCCACTACAGGTTGCGCGCAGCTTCGGTGACGATGTATGGCGCTTAACTGCAATTGAAATCGCGTTTTCCGTTGGCATGATGGCCGGAGGGGGAATTATTGCGTCATGGGGCGGCTTCAAAAATAAAGTGTATACCATGGCTATAGCCAGCTTCGTGATGGCGCTGTCCTCATTGGCGCTCGGCATTGTGCCTGTTTTCTGGATATACTTAGCCATTATGGCAGTATTCGGAGTGGCGATGCCTATCTTTAATACACCAACGACCGTTATGCTGCAGGAGAAGGTGGATGAGAACTATTTAGGCCGGATATTTGGCGTTTTTGGGATGATCTCAACTTCCATGATGCCCATCGGGATGTTGATCTTCGGACCGCTAGCCGATGTGATGAAGATAGAGTGGCTGTTAATCGGAACCGGAATGCTCATGCTTGTGCTGACTACTTTTTTTATTCGCAATAAGCGATTGGTTGAAGCGGGCATGCCGCTGCGGGAAGATATTCAATGA
- a CDS encoding GNAT family N-acetyltransferase gives MNDKQFEHIFALMEASFPTSERRSYAGQKELLADPHYRLITETNSNNQVIAFMAVWEFPSFRFIEHIAVDPNTRGSGIGGKIMASYIEESSKPILLEVEYPDTDIAERRIGFYERLGFRLNPFDYVQPPLQEGETYLPLIIMSYPQILSEEEFAHRKEILYTNVYRVTELPCQ, from the coding sequence ATGAACGACAAACAGTTTGAACATATTTTCGCGTTGATGGAAGCCTCATTTCCAACAAGTGAACGAAGAAGTTACGCCGGACAGAAGGAACTGCTGGCCGATCCGCATTACCGTCTCATTACGGAAACAAACAGTAATAACCAAGTGATCGCGTTTATGGCAGTATGGGAGTTTCCTTCTTTTCGGTTCATCGAACATATTGCTGTTGATCCAAACACGCGTGGGAGCGGTATTGGTGGTAAAATCATGGCGTCATATATTGAAGAGTCGTCCAAGCCCATCCTGTTGGAGGTGGAATATCCTGACACTGACATTGCAGAACGGAGAATAGGCTTTTATGAGCGCTTAGGTTTCCGGCTCAATCCATTTGACTATGTGCAGCCGCCTCTTCAGGAAGGCGAGACATATTTACCGCTGATAATTATGAGCTATCCACAAATTCTCTCAGAAGAGGAGTTCGCCCATCGAAAAGAAATCTTGTATACAAACGTGTATAGGGTTACTGAACTGCCGTGTCAATGA
- a CDS encoding SOS response-associated peptidase, translating into MCQRFSMAAELSEVREHFHIERVMYYYKNRYNISPTQNMPVVLQQNGERILDEFRWGFIPYWGKDAINADLRNVHQNPTYRKMVDKQRCVIPCNGFYYWKQEGKRSYPVRVVMKNRSMFGVAGLYEVWRDARGEPLRTCTLVMTEANPLIGEFESRMPAILSPENMARWLDEQTNDLDALDPILRPHSAEEMHAYAVTPLIDNNRHDTDECIREMDLSRAWVKR; encoded by the coding sequence ATGTGTCAACGTTTTTCCATGGCGGCCGAGCTGTCAGAGGTTCGGGAGCATTTTCATATTGAACGGGTCATGTACTACTATAAAAACCGTTATAATATTAGCCCGACGCAAAATATGCCTGTTGTCCTGCAACAGAACGGGGAGCGGATTTTGGATGAGTTTCGCTGGGGCTTCATTCCTTATTGGGGAAAAGATGCAATCAACGCGGATCTCAGAAATGTGCATCAGAATCCGACCTATCGTAAAATGGTGGACAAGCAGCGGTGCGTCATTCCATGCAATGGATTTTATTATTGGAAACAGGAAGGAAAAAGATCGTATCCCGTACGGGTGGTCATGAAAAACCGGAGTATGTTTGGAGTCGCCGGACTATATGAAGTATGGCGGGATGCACGCGGGGAACCCCTTCGCACCTGCACCTTGGTCATGACGGAAGCCAATCCGCTGATTGGGGAATTCGAGAGCCGAATGCCAGCGATTCTTTCCCCGGAGAACATGGCTCGGTGGCTCGATGAGCAGACGAACGATCTCGATGCTCTCGATCCAATTCTACGGCCCCATTCGGCAGAAGAGATGCATGCGTATGCCGTGACGCCGTTGATCGATAACAACAGGCATGACACGGATGAATGTATTCGGGAAATGGATTTAAGCCGGGCGTGGGTAAAGCGCTGA
- a CDS encoding Cof-type HAD-IIB family hydrolase: MIKLVVTDLDGTFLNNQGSFDIELFNQVYKEMQKKGITFVACTGKQCERVEKLFGEHGKGMWILGDSAAKIKKDGEVIREFTIHRELAQKSIELIDSFDPDMTIIACTSDAAYIRTSISDELFTVVKGSYEKVVKIDSFKQMDSDFIKITVYDPEGRSTDLRKHVENTLLGQIYIVDSEPRWLDITSYNTHKGETVKKLQEMLGVTYDETMSFGDGENDVELMSIAKYSFAVSNACENTKKAASFITKSNEENGVLLTIQKMIDLQE, from the coding sequence ATGATTAAACTCGTCGTGACAGATTTGGACGGAACTTTTTTAAACAATCAGGGATCATTTGATATTGAACTGTTTAACCAGGTATATAAGGAAATGCAGAAAAAAGGGATTACGTTTGTTGCATGTACGGGGAAACAATGCGAAAGAGTTGAGAAGCTATTTGGCGAGCATGGGAAAGGCATGTGGATTCTAGGAGATAGCGCGGCCAAAATTAAGAAAGATGGGGAGGTTATTAGGGAGTTTACCATTCATAGAGAACTGGCGCAGAAATCTATAGAGCTAATTGATTCTTTCGATCCGGATATGACAATTATCGCTTGTACCAGCGATGCGGCCTATATACGAACTTCGATTAGTGATGAGTTATTTACGGTTGTCAAAGGCTCCTATGAAAAAGTCGTTAAAATCGATTCTTTTAAACAAATGGATAGTGATTTCATTAAAATTACGGTCTATGATCCAGAGGGACGAAGTACTGATTTGAGAAAGCATGTGGAAAATACACTACTGGGGCAAATCTATATTGTCGATTCTGAACCAAGATGGCTGGACATTACGTCGTATAACACCCATAAGGGCGAAACCGTTAAAAAGCTCCAGGAAATGCTGGGCGTAACCTACGATGAAACGATGTCTTTTGGAGACGGAGAAAACGATGTGGAGCTAATGAGTATTGCGAAATACAGCTTTGCAGTCAGCAATGCGTGCGAGAATACAAAGAAGGCAGCGAGTTTTATTACCAAATCCAATGAAGAGAATGGGGTATTGCTAACTATTCAAAAGATGATAGATCTGCAGGAATGA
- a CDS encoding MFS transporter codes for MATWFLIIIYLAFISLGLPDSLLGSAWPVIWPDIGSSFGAAGIVSMIIAGGTIVSSLVSGSMIQRWGTGNITLFSCILTAGALLGFSVAPSMLWFVILAIPLGLGAGAVDAALNHYVAENYKAHHMNWLHCFWGVGATMGPIIMSTYIANQNSWRGGYAAVAIIQFSLVLILLATLPLWKRVAAARKLEHSKNDELVQGDQLQAETMAKVNVLRIKGVKPTLIAFLFYCGVEATVGLWGASYLVGARSITAETAAGWISLYYGGITVGRLITGFITLKVSNRLLIRYGQVISVVGGVLLLLPLPISFSLTGFILIGLGLAPIYPGLLHETPSRFGRENSAKLMGYQMAVAYTGTTLLPPAFGLLATQTSLTLFPLVVIALLAFMLLSAERVNFILNKHSKADL; via the coding sequence TTGGCTACTTGGTTTTTAATTATTATTTATTTGGCATTTATAAGCCTTGGGCTTCCGGACTCTCTGCTTGGATCAGCATGGCCCGTGATATGGCCAGACATTGGATCTTCATTCGGAGCTGCAGGAATTGTATCCATGATTATAGCGGGGGGAACTATAGTCTCAAGCTTGGTAAGCGGGAGCATGATTCAACGGTGGGGCACAGGCAACATCACCTTGTTCAGCTGCATTCTGACTGCTGGAGCACTGCTTGGTTTTTCTGTGGCGCCCTCCATGCTTTGGTTTGTTATTCTGGCCATTCCGCTCGGTCTTGGTGCAGGTGCTGTAGATGCGGCTTTGAATCACTATGTTGCGGAAAACTATAAGGCTCATCACATGAATTGGTTACACTGCTTCTGGGGTGTAGGAGCAACGATGGGGCCAATCATTATGTCAACTTATATCGCCAATCAAAACTCCTGGCGAGGTGGCTATGCTGCAGTTGCCATCATTCAGTTTTCACTCGTTTTAATTTTACTTGCTACGCTTCCTTTGTGGAAACGGGTCGCTGCAGCTCGAAAACTTGAGCATTCCAAAAATGATGAGCTTGTACAAGGCGACCAATTGCAGGCGGAGACGATGGCCAAAGTTAATGTCCTTCGTATTAAAGGCGTCAAGCCAACCCTAATTGCCTTTTTATTCTATTGCGGGGTGGAGGCTACGGTAGGGTTGTGGGGAGCCAGTTACTTGGTCGGGGCAAGAAGCATTACCGCAGAAACAGCTGCGGGGTGGATCTCACTATACTATGGCGGTATAACAGTGGGCAGGTTGATTACCGGGTTTATTACGCTGAAAGTTTCTAATCGTTTGCTAATCCGTTACGGCCAGGTGATAAGTGTTGTGGGCGGAGTTCTTCTCCTGCTTCCGCTACCGATTTCGTTTTCTCTAACGGGGTTCATATTGATCGGACTCGGCTTGGCGCCCATTTATCCCGGGCTGTTGCATGAAACACCGTCTAGGTTTGGCAGAGAGAATTCAGCAAAACTTATGGGTTATCAGATGGCTGTTGCCTACACAGGAACCACATTGCTGCCTCCAGCATTTGGACTCCTTGCTACACAAACGAGCCTAACTTTGTTTCCGCTGGTTGTGATTGCTTTGCTTGCTTTCATGTTACTGAGTGCGGAGAGAGTTAACTTTATTTTGAACAAACACTCGAAAGCGGATCTTTAG
- a CDS encoding ROK family protein, with the protein MRKANANLMKEINLNNVRHVMRRVETATKPQLASLTKLSVVTVNSLVKELLELGELIEDDPVPSNGGRPAQTYRYNFDFSLALVLYLKEEQGQELVSASIVNLEDHIVSKEEYIMPVFERQRFYEIIEHFLALYPSIKVIGIGIPGQAVNGEIMVSSHQELKGSRIIEEIESRFGLPVMVENDVNAAISGYCMRQNSDLEQCVIGIYFPMRYPPGMGIYLDGKIVKGKNGMSGEIKFLPHAPDWQREMSKSAFVDAACQIAQTVNAVLAPDKIVIYQEKVEVDVWNEAWKSYQLRHPMPSYPELVLQQTFQQDFEAGMRWLTLKSLEPSLVQFS; encoded by the coding sequence ATGAGAAAAGCAAACGCCAATTTAATGAAAGAAATTAATCTAAACAATGTTCGCCATGTTATGAGACGGGTTGAAACAGCAACAAAACCCCAACTTGCCTCACTTACCAAACTGAGCGTAGTTACAGTAAACTCCCTGGTCAAGGAACTTCTAGAGCTGGGGGAGCTGATTGAAGATGATCCCGTTCCATCAAATGGGGGAAGGCCTGCCCAAACCTATCGTTACAACTTTGATTTCAGTCTTGCGCTCGTGCTTTACTTGAAAGAGGAACAAGGCCAGGAGTTGGTTTCAGCATCGATTGTAAATCTGGAAGATCATATTGTGTCAAAAGAAGAATATATCATGCCTGTTTTTGAGCGGCAGCGCTTCTATGAGATTATTGAGCACTTTCTTGCATTATACCCATCTATTAAGGTCATCGGCATAGGCATCCCTGGACAGGCCGTCAATGGGGAGATTATGGTAAGCAGTCATCAGGAGCTGAAGGGTTCGCGTATTATTGAGGAAATTGAATCGAGGTTTGGACTGCCTGTTATGGTCGAGAATGATGTTAACGCAGCAATCAGCGGGTACTGCATGAGGCAAAATAGCGATTTGGAACAATGTGTGATCGGTATTTATTTTCCAATGAGATATCCGCCAGGCATGGGCATTTATTTAGATGGAAAAATTGTTAAAGGGAAGAATGGCATGTCCGGAGAAATCAAATTTCTCCCACACGCTCCAGATTGGCAGCGCGAGATGAGCAAGTCCGCATTTGTTGATGCCGCCTGCCAGATCGCTCAAACGGTTAATGCAGTTCTTGCTCCAGACAAAATCGTGATCTATCAGGAGAAAGTTGAAGTTGATGTCTGGAATGAGGCATGGAAATCTTATCAGCTTCGTCACCCTATGCCGTCCTATCCTGAATTGGTTTTACAACAGACATTCCAACAGGATTTCGAGGCTGGCATGCGCTGGCTAACACTCAAATCTCTGGAACCGAGCTTGGTTCAATTCAGTTAA
- a CDS encoding MFS transporter produces MQLATIFIGFIIFGISENIKGPAIPRIQLDFMLSESQLGTLLSLNALGYLIACSFTAYLTKIWGIKRVTITAFAAMAVSGIFIFFSQHYSLFSASYFLMYIGNGMLEIGLAILGARIFVKNTGTMMNLSHGFYGLSSTVAPLIATGLMKVTINGYTLDWRGMYLVMLLLSVIPIVFALFSTFPGDNIEHEERIPLKTLLKDPVIWLMVLVLTFGVVSELAVGGWLVNFLEKAYGWSTVSASGMLSAFFLCFALARLLLGPITDKIGFTLSLIVFSGLSAACTFAAIFGGENLAFLFAAAGIGIAMIYPTVMAFIARRYPKGSDTAITFTVTLMGVGSVIGNYLIGGVIEMTKGIFGAGSQIGLLRGLQAGYGVIGLCAALSSVAGIILFAYLFKRKEII; encoded by the coding sequence ATGCAGCTGGCTACAATATTTATCGGGTTCATCATATTCGGTATTTCAGAAAATATTAAGGGACCGGCTATTCCACGTATTCAATTGGATTTTATGCTAAGTGAATCTCAACTCGGCACTCTATTATCGCTTAATGCGCTGGGCTATTTAATTGCTTGCTCTTTTACTGCGTATCTGACAAAGATATGGGGAATAAAACGAGTAACGATTACTGCTTTTGCGGCGATGGCTGTCTCGGGGATATTCATTTTCTTTTCGCAGCATTATTCCTTGTTTTCAGCGTCTTATTTCTTAATGTATATTGGGAACGGGATGCTGGAGATCGGGCTGGCTATTCTGGGTGCTCGCATCTTTGTAAAAAACACGGGAACGATGATGAATTTAAGCCACGGCTTCTATGGCCTCAGTTCGACGGTCGCACCATTGATCGCGACAGGGCTAATGAAGGTTACGATCAACGGATATACGCTGGACTGGCGAGGTATGTATCTTGTCATGCTGCTTTTGTCGGTCATACCGATTGTATTTGCACTTTTCAGTACTTTTCCTGGGGACAACATAGAACATGAAGAACGTATACCTTTAAAAACCTTGCTGAAAGACCCTGTCATTTGGTTAATGGTTCTTGTCTTAACGTTTGGCGTCGTATCCGAACTGGCTGTCGGGGGCTGGCTCGTTAACTTTTTGGAAAAAGCCTATGGCTGGAGTACGGTTTCGGCTTCAGGGATGTTATCTGCTTTTTTCCTATGCTTTGCGCTTGCCCGGCTATTGCTTGGGCCGATAACCGATAAAATTGGTTTTACGTTATCTTTGATTGTATTCTCAGGGTTATCGGCAGCGTGTACTTTTGCAGCAATTTTTGGTGGAGAAAACTTGGCATTTTTATTTGCTGCCGCCGGTATCGGCATTGCGATGATTTATCCAACAGTCATGGCTTTTATCGCCAGAAGATACCCGAAGGGCAGTGATACTGCAATTACGTTCACGGTTACGTTAATGGGAGTCGGCAGCGTCATTGGCAACTATCTGATCGGGGGAGTTATCGAGATGACGAAAGGCATTTTCGGAGCCGGTTCGCAAATAGGACTGCTTCGCGGGCTGCAGGCTGGATATGGCGTTATAGGCTTATGTGCAGCGCTAAGCTCGGTTGCGGGAATCATTTTATTTGCCTACTTATTCAAGCGGAAAGAAATCATATAA
- a CDS encoding transposase yields the protein MYILQESLFSFEELQKLEFKDRLPIFFSALDLRPYAKELRSHSPRGAEGHCRQGILRALLAAPLENMDTFSGLHRRLDMDLRFRYQCGLRLDRKAPSIATLSRVFTELTNKGLAKRLFEDLVTRCKQEGIIDGSHVAMDSAAIHAYEKKQPKRKSELTGNANWGAKFDSFGNKVKWFGYKLHLAVDTASELPLALSVTPAHVNDGDLAPALMEQVAADAKVKFFVFDAGYDQLKNYEAARKLKAQAIIPMNLRNEKEPPAGITSNGTPCCSMGFAMTYWGVDGDHLKFRCPHATGKVDCPLGMAACSSSNYGMVLKVDTKSDLRRYSSPHRNTKRWQELYKERTSVERCNSRMKTYLTADAMHVWGIEKVITHQYLNAIVLLASALAMAQKYRKVAA from the coding sequence ATGTATATTCTACAAGAAAGTCTATTTTCCTTTGAAGAACTTCAAAAACTTGAATTTAAAGACCGTTTGCCTATCTTCTTCAGCGCCCTGGACTTACGGCCATATGCTAAAGAATTGAGAAGTCATTCACCCCGAGGTGCCGAAGGGCACTGTCGACAAGGGATCCTTCGCGCATTGCTTGCAGCGCCACTGGAGAACATGGATACATTTAGCGGCTTGCATCGTCGTCTGGATATGGATCTTCGTTTCCGTTACCAATGCGGACTTAGGCTTGATCGAAAAGCTCCATCAATCGCCACATTAAGCCGCGTTTTCACTGAGCTAACGAATAAGGGATTGGCAAAACGTCTGTTTGAGGATCTCGTCACACGCTGTAAGCAGGAAGGAATCATCGATGGAAGTCACGTGGCGATGGACAGCGCAGCGATCCATGCCTACGAGAAGAAACAGCCGAAGCGCAAAAGTGAGCTGACGGGGAATGCCAACTGGGGCGCGAAGTTTGACTCCTTTGGTAACAAGGTCAAGTGGTTCGGCTATAAGCTTCATCTTGCTGTCGACACCGCTAGCGAACTGCCCCTGGCCCTCTCGGTTACACCGGCTCATGTCAATGACGGTGATCTGGCACCCGCTCTTATGGAACAAGTGGCTGCCGATGCGAAAGTGAAGTTCTTTGTGTTTGATGCTGGGTATGACCAACTTAAAAACTATGAAGCGGCACGGAAGCTCAAAGCGCAAGCGATTATCCCGATGAATCTTCGCAATGAGAAGGAACCGCCTGCAGGTATAACATCTAACGGTACACCTTGCTGCTCCATGGGTTTTGCCATGACATACTGGGGAGTAGATGGCGATCACCTGAAATTCCGGTGTCCCCATGCGACCGGCAAGGTGGATTGTCCGCTGGGGATGGCAGCCTGTTCATCTTCCAACTATGGAATGGTGCTCAAGGTTGATACAAAAAGCGATTTGCGCCGTTATTCAAGTCCGCACCGGAACACGAAACGTTGGCAAGAACTTTACAAAGAAAGAACGAGTGTAGAACGCTGCAACTCCCGAATGAAAACCTATTTGACCGCAGACGCCATGCATGTTTGGGGCATAGAGAAAGTCATAACTCACCAATATTTAAATGCAATTGTATTGCTGGCTTCTGCCCTGGCAATGGCTCAGAAATACAGAAAAGTCGCTGCTTAA
- a CDS encoding undecaprenyl-diphosphate phosphatase, protein MGEIDILFILKMIVIGLVQGFTEPIPVSSSGHVMIASQILGLGEQGFTFAILTNTASLLAVLWIYREDILRLITNSFRYLQTKDTRYKSDFRFVLYIIIGTIPAAGLGVLLKDFIADSVSMTTIAIMLFVTGAALFLIRNMKGTKGEADMTLKDAILVGLGQAVALTPGISRSGATIISAIASGIKQDTALRFAFMLYIPVSLGGVVLGFSDFINEPNKGELAIPYIAAFLATLFMTYFAMKWFMGIMKKGKLIYFTYYCFLVGTLLLIFF, encoded by the coding sequence ATGGGAGAGATCGATATTTTATTTATTTTAAAAATGATTGTGATTGGGCTTGTGCAAGGCTTTACGGAACCAATTCCAGTATCGTCTAGTGGACATGTGATGATTGCAAGTCAGATTTTAGGTCTAGGCGAACAGGGATTCACATTTGCGATTTTAACGAATACCGCTTCATTACTCGCCGTACTCTGGATCTATCGAGAGGACATCCTTCGCTTAATCACAAATTCATTCCGCTATTTGCAAACAAAGGATACGCGCTACAAAAGCGATTTCCGGTTTGTGCTGTACATCATCATCGGTACGATTCCAGCAGCTGGTCTTGGAGTGCTTCTAAAGGATTTTATTGCAGATAGTGTAAGTATGACGACCATTGCAATCATGCTATTTGTTACAGGTGCTGCCTTATTTTTAATCCGGAATATGAAAGGCACGAAAGGCGAGGCGGATATGACGCTTAAGGATGCTATTTTAGTTGGCTTAGGGCAGGCCGTCGCACTTACACCGGGCATTAGCCGCTCAGGAGCTACCATTATTTCCGCTATTGCTAGCGGCATTAAACAGGATACAGCACTACGTTTTGCCTTCATGCTCTATATTCCAGTAAGTCTTGGCGGTGTCGTGCTCGGGTTTTCTGATTTTATAAATGAACCCAATAAAGGCGAACTGGCAATTCCATATATTGCGGCCTTTCTTGCGACACTGTTCATGACCTATTTCGCTATGAAATGGTTTATGGGAATTATGAAAAAAGGCAAGCTCATTTATTTTACGTATTATTGTTTTTTAGTTGGCACGTTATTGCTTATTTTCTTTTAG
- a CDS encoding ArsR/SmtB family transcription factor, protein MGKEALNIFRQCLPVLQTLSDAHRQDILLLLSENGSLTVNEITERMTLSRPAISHHLKQLKNAGVVQVEQQGTQRYYSLSLEKSVLLLKQLLTTLERDCL, encoded by the coding sequence ATGGGAAAAGAAGCTCTGAACATTTTTCGGCAATGCCTTCCTGTTCTTCAAACCTTAAGCGATGCGCACCGTCAGGATATCTTGCTCCTGCTTTCCGAAAACGGCAGTCTGACCGTGAATGAAATAACGGAGCGAATGACACTGTCGCGGCCAGCCATTTCCCACCATCTTAAGCAGCTCAAAAACGCTGGCGTGGTTCAGGTCGAACAACAGGGCACACAGCGTTATTATTCATTGTCCCTGGAAAAGTCGGTATTGTTGTTAAAGCAATTATTAACGACACTGGAACGGGATTGCTTATAA
- a CDS encoding aldehyde dehydrogenase, translating to MDNITSNQVDQILQAHRRYFHNGNTRSISFRLEQLKKLSDAIKRHEQTLLSALYKDLRKSEFEAYTTEIGYTQSSLRYTMKQLRKWAKPQKVRTPFYHVGSKSYMYKEPYGIILIIGPFNYPFQLLIEPLIGAIAAGNCVVLKPSENTPTVAAAVKQLIQETFDEDYIRVIEGERDTTSALIHAPFDYIFFTGSVPVGRIVMEAAAKNLVPVTLELGGKSPVIVERTADISAAAKKIIWGKMINTGQTCIAPDYVLAHSDIKDEFIEKMKEAITSFYGSDASQSSDYGRIVNGRQFDRLAAILEKDQENVIWGGKTDREDLYIEPTLLHTTSWSDAAMQEEIFGPILPIMGFEQLEDAIQMIISRPKPLGLYLFTNDKSVENEVLTRVSFGGGCINDTITHVANPHLPFGGVGEAGIGAYHGKFSFDLFSHTKSIMKKSTKFDMNILFPPYGDNVKWIRKLLR from the coding sequence ATGGATAATATAACGTCGAATCAGGTCGATCAAATTCTGCAAGCACATCGCCGATATTTTCACAATGGTAACACGCGAAGCATTTCTTTTCGCCTGGAACAGCTAAAAAAGTTGTCCGATGCGATCAAGCGCCATGAACAAACTTTGCTCTCCGCACTCTACAAAGACTTACGCAAAAGCGAATTCGAAGCTTATACAACGGAAATTGGATATACGCAAAGCAGTCTCCGCTATACGATGAAGCAATTACGGAAATGGGCAAAGCCGCAAAAAGTAAGGACCCCCTTCTATCATGTTGGTTCCAAAAGCTATATGTACAAGGAACCTTATGGGATCATCCTCATTATCGGGCCGTTCAATTATCCGTTCCAATTGTTGATCGAGCCGCTGATCGGGGCGATTGCTGCAGGAAACTGCGTCGTTTTAAAGCCTTCCGAGAATACGCCTACCGTTGCAGCCGCCGTCAAACAGCTGATTCAGGAAACGTTCGATGAGGATTACATTCGTGTGATTGAAGGTGAACGAGATACAACCTCGGCTTTAATACACGCTCCCTTTGACTATATCTTTTTTACAGGAAGCGTACCTGTGGGGAGAATTGTTATGGAGGCAGCTGCTAAAAATCTCGTTCCTGTCACGCTCGAGCTTGGGGGCAAAAGCCCTGTCATTGTAGAGAGGACGGCGGATATCAGCGCTGCAGCAAAAAAAATTATATGGGGAAAGATGATTAACACCGGCCAAACCTGCATAGCTCCCGACTATGTACTAGCACACTCGGATATTAAAGATGAATTCATCGAAAAGATGAAAGAAGCCATCACATCCTTCTATGGCTCGGATGCCAGTCAGAGCAGCGATTATGGCCGCATCGTAAATGGACGTCAATTCGATCGATTAGCTGCGATTCTAGAAAAAGATCAAGAAAACGTTATCTGGGGCGGCAAAACAGACAGGGAAGATCTTTATATCGAACCAACCCTCCTTCATACAACTTCCTGGTCGGATGCGGCGATGCAGGAAGAAATCTTTGGTCCGATCTTACCCATTATGGGTTTTGAACAATTAGAGGATGCGATTCAGATGATCATTTCCCGTCCCAAACCACTGGGGCTATATTTATTTACGAATGATAAAAGTGTCGAAAATGAAGTTCTTACCCGTGTCTCTTTTGGAGGCGGCTGTATCAATGACACAATCACGCATGTAGCCAATCCCCATTTGCCGTTTGGAGGCGTTGGGGAGGCAGGTATTGGCGCTTACCATGGAAAATTCAGCTTTGACCTGTTCTCCCACACCAAAAGCATTATGAAAAAAAGTACCAAGTTTGACATGAACATTTTGTTCCCGCCTTACGGCGATAACGTGAAATGGATCAGAAAACTATTGCGTTAA